A single bacterium DNA region contains:
- a CDS encoding PD-(D/E)XK nuclease family protein → MSTLSEYRDRPHWSFSALNQFLNICSLQYAFQRIIRLPQAFTSVNLSFGSAFHRCLEWIQLTRKDGQSVRREEAADLFQTLWLRQIKEDRLIRFDNDQNADDLSRQGRDMVACLVDRLDPEEKVVSISEAFAVPLVDQWGESLETPMIGEIDTVVQKAGRKTLVDWKTSGARWPKQKPHLDLQPTVFLYGYQHTHGETPDFRFDVVVKSKTPVLEQHLTTRTQDQFDRMVCLVKRAESMIAAEHWLPCEQSFYCGSCGFQEACRGWHRQQARTISIGGNDVRNAA, encoded by the coding sequence ATGTCTACCCTGTCAGAATATCGAGATCGGCCGCACTGGAGTTTCAGCGCATTGAACCAATTTCTTAACATTTGCAGCTTACAATATGCGTTCCAACGCATCATCCGACTGCCTCAGGCGTTCACATCTGTTAACTTGAGCTTCGGGTCGGCCTTCCACCGATGCCTGGAGTGGATCCAGCTCACACGCAAGGATGGCCAGTCAGTGAGGCGGGAAGAAGCCGCCGACCTGTTCCAAACCCTATGGTTACGGCAAATCAAGGAGGATCGCCTTATCCGGTTCGATAACGACCAGAACGCTGATGATCTAAGTCGGCAGGGGCGAGACATGGTCGCCTGCCTCGTCGACCGCCTGGATCCCGAGGAGAAAGTCGTATCAATCAGTGAGGCTTTTGCTGTACCGCTAGTTGATCAGTGGGGCGAATCGCTGGAAACGCCCATGATTGGGGAAATTGATACCGTCGTTCAGAAAGCCGGCCGTAAGACGCTGGTGGACTGGAAAACCTCGGGCGCCCGATGGCCCAAGCAGAAGCCACACCTGGACCTACAGCCGACCGTATTCCTGTATGGCTACCAGCATACCCATGGCGAGACACCGGACTTCAGGTTTGATGTCGTAGTAAAATCCAAAACCCCGGTCCTGGAACAGCACCTGACCACCCGTACCCAGGACCAATTTGACCGGATGGTCTGCCTGGTTAAACGGGCAGAATCGATGATCGCAGCTGAGCACTGGTTACCCTGTGAGCAGTCGTTCTATTGCGGCAGCTGTGGGTTCCAGGAGGCATGCCGGGGGTGGCACCGGCAACAAGCACGGACCATTAGCATTGGAGGTAACGATGTCAGGAATGCAGCTTAG
- a CDS encoding DNA polymerase III subunit beta encodes MELTIPRSELKTAVTGLSKIIPGKVTIPILGAVRFEAKNGLTATATDLDQTACFSFLNATCSEEGGFIMPLSTLKELTKGADRDQIRLVTAPGNQIAITNNVAGNAIQFTVNALDPAEWPETKIDVQHSPADGFLETYRRLAPFVSTDPTRYVLNSIYLDVSGTGDRPGCMVSVDGRRLSVWNSMRFDLKSSCLIPASRFLTWAGLTGTPFIGLREEITPKSGKVPEFRKAWFGLTVGAWNYTVKVPDGTFPNWRQVIPDYSLDPNLQRCCFTDKDAEALRKILPGFPGHDSDHGTIVLVGKESRLSISGRGKDAATDTVLTLEGGSSYEGAGGEIGLNRTYLLEALAAGFRTFSYVAEMSPLKSVDDRGGTHVIMPVRTGRETVKVPEVKVTVAAENETPTAIPEAVPVIEGNEVTVPVTNKENVMPEKTEELSALDRLQATYETARLKVREAQATLADLAGLIKEVAKEDRQRKAEVESVRSGLAKLQAIKV; translated from the coding sequence ATGGAACTTACTATCCCCCGTTCTGAATTGAAAACCGCCGTCACCGGCTTATCCAAGATCATCCCCGGAAAGGTAACGATCCCCATCCTGGGCGCGGTTCGATTTGAAGCCAAAAACGGCTTAACCGCCACCGCCACCGATCTCGACCAGACCGCCTGTTTCAGCTTTCTGAACGCGACCTGCTCTGAAGAAGGTGGGTTTATCATGCCCCTCAGCACACTGAAGGAATTAACCAAGGGCGCGGACCGTGATCAAATCCGCCTCGTCACCGCTCCCGGCAACCAGATCGCCATTACCAACAATGTAGCCGGCAATGCCATCCAGTTCACAGTGAATGCGCTGGATCCGGCCGAATGGCCTGAAACGAAGATAGACGTGCAGCATTCGCCAGCCGATGGTTTCCTCGAAACCTACCGCCGACTTGCGCCATTCGTTTCAACCGACCCCACCCGCTACGTGCTTAACAGCATCTACCTGGATGTCAGCGGCACTGGTGACCGCCCCGGCTGCATGGTTAGCGTGGATGGCCGCCGGTTGTCAGTGTGGAATAGCATGCGTTTTGACCTGAAAAGCTCATGCCTGATCCCTGCCAGCCGCTTTCTCACATGGGCGGGATTAACCGGCACGCCCTTCATCGGCTTACGGGAGGAAATAACGCCAAAAAGTGGCAAAGTTCCCGAATTCCGTAAAGCCTGGTTCGGCCTGACGGTGGGAGCCTGGAATTATACCGTTAAGGTTCCTGATGGCACCTTTCCGAACTGGCGTCAGGTGATCCCCGACTACTCGCTTGATCCGAATCTGCAACGCTGCTGTTTCACCGACAAGGACGCAGAAGCGTTGCGGAAGATTCTGCCCGGTTTCCCTGGGCATGATTCTGACCATGGGACCATCGTACTGGTGGGCAAAGAGAGCCGCTTGAGTATCAGTGGTCGGGGCAAGGATGCCGCCACCGATACTGTGCTGACACTGGAGGGCGGGTCTTCGTATGAGGGAGCGGGCGGTGAGATTGGCCTGAACCGGACGTATTTGCTTGAGGCGCTCGCCGCCGGCTTCAGGACGTTCAGTTATGTGGCTGAGATGAGTCCGCTCAAGAGTGTGGATGATCGCGGTGGCACGCACGTCATCATGCCGGTTCGAACAGGACGTGAAACAGTGAAAGTACCTGAGGTGAAAGTAACGGTGGCTGCCGAGAATGAAACACCAACGGCTATACCGGAAGCGGTGCCGGTTATTGAAGGAAACGAAGTAACGGTCCCAGTGACCAATAAGGAGAATGTAATGCCTGAAAAGACAGAAGAGTTGAGCGCGCTGGATAGACTCCAGGCGACGTATGAGACAGCCAGGTTGAAAGTCAGGGAGGCCCAGGCCACTCTGGCTGATCTGGCCGGTCTGATCAAGGAAGTGGCTAAAGAGGACCGTCAGCGTAAAGCCGAAGTGGAGAGTGTCCGCTCGGGGCTGGCGAAACTGCAGGCTATCAAGGTTTGA
- a CDS encoding JAB domain-containing protein — translation MAQCGSGSRWNQGGYSSPEDLLITRQLIQAGQILKIGVLDHVNLGATGQYRSLKDAGLVEFTA, via the coding sequence TTGGCCCAGTGCGGATCCGGGTCACGATGGAACCAGGGAGGTTACTCCTCCCCAGAAGACCTACTAATCACCCGGCAGCTCATCCAAGCCGGCCAGATCCTGAAGATCGGGGTGCTTGATCACGTTAACCTGGGCGCAACCGGACAGTACAGGTCACTGAAGGATGCGGGGCTGGTGGAGTTCACCGCTTAA